In a genomic window of Mycolicibacterium neoaurum VKM Ac-1815D:
- a CDS encoding TetR/AcrR family transcriptional regulator, with protein sequence MTTASPSRGRRAARPSGDERQQAILDTASRLIQERSFSDISVDDLAKGAGISRPTFYFYFASKEAVLLSLMDPLIKRADTGFDNAMDTMPAEPHKAIRRGIEIFFSSFGSHPATARAGVEAVHSVPEFRAVWAGLMQKWIGLTAALINAERQRGAAPDTLPALDLATSLNLMNEKMMMAALAEDRPSVQHDRVVDTLTHIWLTSIYGTAP encoded by the coding sequence GTGACCACCGCCAGCCCGAGTCGCGGACGTCGTGCCGCGCGGCCCTCCGGGGACGAACGGCAGCAGGCGATCCTGGACACCGCATCCCGGCTGATCCAGGAGCGGTCCTTCTCTGATATATCGGTCGACGACCTGGCCAAAGGGGCCGGCATCTCGCGCCCGACCTTCTACTTCTACTTCGCCTCCAAGGAGGCGGTGCTGCTGTCGCTGATGGATCCGCTGATCAAGCGCGCCGATACCGGCTTCGACAACGCCATGGACACCATGCCCGCCGAACCGCACAAGGCGATCCGGCGCGGTATCGAGATCTTCTTCAGCTCCTTCGGGTCACACCCGGCCACCGCGCGCGCCGGGGTCGAGGCCGTCCACAGCGTTCCCGAATTCCGGGCCGTCTGGGCCGGCCTGATGCAGAAGTGGATCGGATTGACCGCCGCCCTGATCAACGCCGAACGGCAGCGCGGCGCGGCCCCGGACACGTTGCCCGCCCTCGATCTCGCGACCTCGTTGAACCTGATGAACGAGAAGATGATGATGGCCGCCCTCGCCGAAGACCGACCGTCGGTCCAACACGATCGCGTGGTGGACACCCTCACGCACATCTGGCTGACCAGCATCTACGGCACCGCACCCTGA